One Trichoderma atroviride chromosome 7, complete sequence DNA segment encodes these proteins:
- a CDS encoding uncharacterized protein (TransMembrane:5 (o25-47i59-80o111-132i144-163o183-203i)) encodes MEQPTHPYYPLGVSIPNYIPNDSPLIHSLPAFGALIGAVIVLALLLTGTRRHVRPIDRFAASWFALCGFLHVAFEGYYIYHRKEISGMNTLFAQLWKEYALSDSRYLTSDVFTVCVETITTFVWGPLSLLTVLCIRTNHPSRHVFQIIVCVAHLYGVALYYATNWAEQRFHGVSYSRPEFLYFWVYYVGFNAPWAIAPFFLLADSYSRIVTAFQALHEKETRQKRE; translated from the exons ATGGAGCAACCCACGCATCCATACTACCCTCTTGGTGTCTCCATTCCCAATTATATCCCAAATGACAGTCCACTCATTCACTCCCTTCCAGCCTTTGGGGCTCTCATCGGCGCTGTAATAGTTTTGGCGCTCCTTCTTACCGGCACCCGGCGCCATGTCCGGCCCATCGACCGATTTGCGGCCTCGTGGTTTGCTCTAT GTGGCTTCTTGCATGTTGCCTTTGAAG GATACTACATCTACCACCGCAAAGAAATTTCTGGCATGAACACCCTCTTTGCTCAGCTCTGGAAAGAATACGCCCTTTCCGACTCCCGCTACCTCACCTCCGATGTCTTCACCGTCTGCGTAGAGACCATCACCACT TTCGTCTGGGGCCCTCTCAGCCTCCTCACAGTCCTCTGCATCCGCACCAACCACCCCTCAAGGCACGTCTTCCAAATCATCGTCTGCGTCGCCCATCTCTACGGAGTGGCCCTCTACTACGCCACCAACTGGGCCGAGCAGCGCTTCCACGGCGTGTCCTACTCGCGGCCTGAATTTCTCTATTTCTGGGTCTACTACGTCGGCTTCAATGCCCCATGGGCCATTGCCCCCTTCT TTCTACTGGCCGACAGCTATAGCCGGATAGTGACGGCATTTCAAGCGCTgcatgaaaaagaaacgcggcagaagagagagtGA
- a CDS encoding uncharacterized protein (EggNog:ENOG41) translates to MQLGSSLETPEVTERMNHGGTNYVELIKTNLQFLYGRDVPIEILSQVTPPDTWQVTVLKTEDGIRSIAITESGEGLTNVLKQAHYQSGELLTEFACDPTQDNSTLGRREALQIDIATSVADMLTGRNKESLDGRAAEGNASDDAAWQEAFDNARKLMGPNDGDPPRMLAADVCWINELNRKKLDDFYAKNPHKMPRGGPGYTLLPEPAESGDSYSRPQAKPPTDIQVTTTISSTSADASSVQGAASAATVAMSPRREASKPYREVLNSRRTAANKKRHSIVMYIHLSGCGESVVADECQLSVNVVESRVRYMLRAHGRALFGEANASKMPAVMFMPGSAAKYNVVIKGMRVNDAVALLGPQFGDDLEAMAENVQAERPVKLQIELLWDGEYLPGVNRAALSPAAAVTAKAYEASQAAAAAASTPDTASVDDDN, encoded by the exons ATGCAGCTCGGATCCTCTCTTGAGACCCCTGAGGTAACCGAGCGTATGAACCACGGAGGGACCAACTATGTTGAGTTGATCAAGA CCAACCTCCAATTCCTCTACGGAAGAGACGTCCCCATCGAGATCCTGTCCCAGGTCACGCCCCCTGACACCTGGCAGGTCACCGTCCTCAAGACCGAAGACGGCATCCGCTCAATTGCCATTACCGAGTCCGGCGAAGGCCTCACCAACGTCCTCAAGCAAGCCCACTACCAGTCCGGCGAGCTGCTCACCGAGTTCGCCTGCGATCCCACGCAGGACAACTCCACGCTGGGCAGGCGTGAGGCGCTCCAGATTGACATTGCGACCTCTGTGGCCGACATGTTGACGGGCAGAAACAAGGAGAGTCTGGACGGCAGGGCTGCTGAGGGCAACGCCTCTGATGATGCAGCCTGGCAGGAGGCCTTTGACAATGCGCGGAAGCTGATGGGCCCCAACGACGGCGACCCTCCGCGCATGCTTGCTGCGGACGTTTGCTGGATCAACGAGCTGAACcgcaagaagctggatgacTTTTATGCAAAGAATCCGCACAAGATGCCCAGGGGCGGTCCGGGCTATACTCTTTTGCCGGAGCCTGCCGAGTCGGGGGATTCGTACAGTCGGCCACAAGCCAAGCCACCTACCGATATCCAAGTCACCACGACGATTTCATCGACTTCTGCTGACGCCTCCTCTGTCCAGGgcgctgcctctgccgccaccGTCGCCATGTCCCCTCGGCGGGAAGCGTCAAAGCCGTACAGGGAGGTTCTCAACTCGAGGCGCACGGCCGCGAACAAGAAGCGCCACAGCATCGTCATGTACATCCACCTCagcggctgcggcgagtCCGTCGTCGCCGACGAGTGCCAGCTCAGCGTGAATGTGGTGGAGAGCCGCGTGCGGTACATGCTGCGCGCGCACGGCCGGGCGCTCTTTGGCGAGGCCAACGCGAGCAAGATGCCGGCCGTCATGTTCATGCCGGGCAGCGCAGCAAAATACAATGTGGTTATCAAAGGCATGCGCGTCAACGACGCCGTGGCGCTGCTGGGGCCGCAGTTTGGCGACGACTTGGAGGCCATGGCGGAGAATGTGCAGGCCGAGAGGCCGGTGAAGCTGCAGATTGAGCTGTTGTGGGATGGGGAGTATCTTCCGGGGGTGAATAGGGCTGCGCTGAGTCCGGCTGCGGCGGTGACGGCCAAGGCGTATGAGGCTTctcaggctgctgctgctgctgcttcgactCCTGATACTGCTTcggttgatgatgacaaCTAG